The genomic region CACCACCATTAAACGCAATCGCATATTGACCCTTTTTCCCCCATAAATTTAATTCTTTTAAATATGGCTCAATACCTGTAATTGCTCTTCCTGAACATAACACAATTTTATGTCCCATATCACTTAATTTAATTAATTCCGCCTTAGTTTCTGGCATAATTCTTTTTTTATCATTCGTTAAAGTTCCATCAATATCAATTGCAATTATTTTCCTTTGCATAAATTAAATCCCCTTTAAATAAATGTAATCGCTTTATATATTATTATATCGTGTTATTTCAAAATAAAAAATACAAGGGATATATTCCTATATCCCTTGTACTCACTATTTTTAATATTATAATGCTTCGCTAATTCCCTTATTAACTGCCTGCTTTTCAGCATTAATTAAATCAACTTTACCCTTGATTACCTTTACATCCATTTCAATTTCACGTGTTAGTCCAGGAGTATTTAATTTTGGCTCAAAGAATGCTTTAAATTCTTTATACCGTTTTTCAGTATCAAATGTATTAGCTGTGACAGTGATATATGTATGGAATTCCATATCACCACCAACCGTTTCATTCATCCAATTCCAATTATCTCGCATCCAATCCCAAGCAGCTTGTTGCCCATCATCATTTTGCAATAAGCCTAAATACCATTCTCGTAAATCTTGTGGTTTGATAGTATCTGCATTCTTGAATTCTTGCAATAATTTTTGGATAAATTGTTTATCTGTGGTTGCAGTTAAAGCAACACTAAGATCACGTTGGTATATCCCATCACTTGTTTGGCGATACTCATTCAAAAGTTTTTCATATAGTTTTTCGTTTCCATAATTAGTAACTTCACTCATCATTACCGCAGCACGCACACTTGCTGGAATATTTATAATATTATCTTGATATTCAGTAAATAATTTATGTGCTGCTTCAATTGCTTTTTCATTTTTACCATATAATGCTGCCTTAACAATTGTTGGACGACCTAAAATTGCATCATTATCATCTTTTGATGTAGCTTTTATTCCCAACTTAGCAAATTTACTTTCACTTAATTGATTAAATAAAGCACGTAAATTTTTCTCATCTTGAGAATCAGGTGTAACAAATTTCTTTAAATCATCAGCAATTTCAAATAAAGCATCATTAACAATATATGATTGATTGTCCTTAAAGTGACCCATTAATGGAATTAATGCTGAATATGATATCTCACGTCCCTTAGCAAGTAAATGCATATCTTGTAATAATTCACGTTGACTAATTGCATCCAGTTCATCAAGATGCTCTAAAATATCATTAAGTAATGTTTCATCATATTTTACAATAAAGTGAGAATTATTATCTACATTAAGAATAAATGGCTTATTATTGTTCTTTTGTTTTAATTCTTGATAATTTCCAAGATCTAAGGTTGTATCCTTCATTAATTCAGGAATAGTTTCATAATTACTATTCAAAGGAATTTGCCATTTTCGTCCCATATCTTTACCTTCACCAATAAAGAACTGTTTCTGTGATAATTGTAAGTTTCCATCTACAATCTTAGCAGTTACAACGGGATACCCAGGTTGATTCAACCATGATTTCATTACTGCACTAACGTCAATTCCTGAAGCATCGCCTAATGCCTTCCATAAATCTTCACCAACAGCATTGCCATATTTATGAGCTTCAAAGTAGTTCTTTAAACCTTTGCGTAATGCATCATCGCCAATTAAAGAACGTACCATTACAAGCATTCTTGAACCCTTAGCATAAACAATTGCTCCAACAAAAATTGCATCAATATCAGCGGGATCTTCTACTTCAACGTGTACAGGTTGAACTCCATCAATTGCATCACGATTTAATGCCATTGGTACTTCTTTTTCTTGAAATACTTCCCACATATGCCATTCAGGATGAATTGCATCACTTGATACATATTCCATCATGTTAGCAAAACTTTCATTTAACCATAAATCATCCCACCACTTCATTGTTACTAGATCACCAAACCATTGATGAGCTAATTCATGAGTAATATCAGTAGCATTATGTTGTTTAATACTCAAAGCTGCATTATTAGGATCCAATGTTAGGAATGCTTCCCGATATGTAATTAAGCCCCAATTTTCCATTGCTCCTGCTGAAAAGTCTGGTAATCCTAATTGCCATGAATGAGGCAAAGGATATTTAGTATCATAATATTTTTCATAAAATTCGATAGCGTTTTTAGCAATATCTAACGCAAAGTCAAGTTCATCTTCTTGATGTGCAGGAGAAGCAAAAACGCCAATTTTAATGCCATCTGATGTTGTTGTTTTTTTACTTACCATCTCACCAAAGGCAAATGCAATTAAATAGGATGACATCTTTTTAGTTGTTTCAAAATAATGAACACCCTCTACACATTCTCGTTCAGGCATGTTAGCTAAAATAGTTTCACCTGGCTTTTCATCAAATTTAATTGCCATGTCAAAAGTTGCTTTAGCTTCTGGTTCATCAACACATGGAAAAGCTTGACGAGCAGCAGTACTTTCAAATTGAGTACCAATAATTTGTTTTTTAATACCATCAACCTCATAATAGGAAGGGTAAATTCCCATCATAGTATCAGTTAATTTGGCATTAAATTCAATTTCAAG from Ligilactobacillus cholophilus harbors:
- a CDS encoding M1 family metallopeptidase, with the translated sequence MSQKEHLYDLYRPSHYNIYLDINREKKVFSGKVSIEGEALDSNIGINEKYMNITSVSVNGKDAAFIYDKDNEAIRIEVDQLGSATLEIEFNAKLTDTMMGIYPSYYEVDGIKKQIIGTQFESTAARQAFPCVDEPEAKATFDMAIKFDEKPGETILANMPERECVEGVHYFETTKKMSSYLIAFAFGEMVSKKTTTSDGIKIGVFASPAHQEDELDFALDIAKNAIEFYEKYYDTKYPLPHSWQLGLPDFSAGAMENWGLITYREAFLTLDPNNAALSIKQHNATDITHELAHQWFGDLVTMKWWDDLWLNESFANMMEYVSSDAIHPEWHMWEVFQEKEVPMALNRDAIDGVQPVHVEVEDPADIDAIFVGAIVYAKGSRMLVMVRSLIGDDALRKGLKNYFEAHKYGNAVGEDLWKALGDASGIDVSAVMKSWLNQPGYPVVTAKIVDGNLQLSQKQFFIGEGKDMGRKWQIPLNSNYETIPELMKDTTLDLGNYQELKQKNNNKPFILNVDNNSHFIVKYDETLLNDILEHLDELDAISQRELLQDMHLLAKGREISYSALIPLMGHFKDNQSYIVNDALFEIADDLKKFVTPDSQDEKNLRALFNQLSESKFAKLGIKATSKDDNDAILGRPTIVKAALYGKNEKAIEAAHKLFTEYQDNIINIPASVRAAVMMSEVTNYGNEKLYEKLLNEYRQTSDGIYQRDLSVALTATTDKQFIQKLLQEFKNADTIKPQDLREWYLGLLQNDDGQQAAWDWMRDNWNWMNETVGGDMEFHTYITVTANTFDTEKRYKEFKAFFEPKLNTPGLTREIEMDVKVIKGKVDLINAEKQAVNKGISEAL